A genome region from Nicotiana tabacum cultivar K326 chromosome 13, ASM71507v2, whole genome shotgun sequence includes the following:
- the LOC107826479 gene encoding protein RESISTANCE TO PHYTOPHTHORA 1, chloroplastic, with product MNSASMSASVLNCQILKFLPPKKTIFLKSPLLNVKSCRLCVSASSNELDKQIIEDPKEEIEEKTNGVIINSEEERRGENSTSFGPNAVLDNKELKKAVLKTAATFAPRASTATKNPAVPGTVLYTVFEVQAYASMFLGGALSFNLIFPSNEPDIWRLMGMWSIWMFTVPSLRARDCSKNEKEALNYLFILIPLLNVIVPFFWKSFAVVWSVDTVAFLGMYAWKLGWLQKE from the exons ATGAATTCTGCTTCAATGTCAGCATCAGTTTTAAACTGCCAAATCTTGAAATTTCTCCCACCAAAAAAAACAATATTCTTGAAATCTCCATTACTTAATGTCAAAAGTTGCAGACTTTGTGTGTCAGCAAGTTCAAATGAGTTGGATAAACAGATAATAGAGGACCCAAAAgaggaaatagaagaaaagaCTAATGGGGTTATTATTAACAGtgaggaagaaagaagaggggAAAATTCTACTTCTTTTGGTCCTAATGCTGTTCTTGATAATAAGGAACTCAAAAAG GCTGTTCTAAAGACTGCTGCAACCTTTGCACCAAGGGCTTCGACTGCTACGAAAAATCCTGCTGTACCTGGAACTGTTTTATACACTGTTTTTGAAGTGCAAGCCTATGCTTCAATGTTTTTAGGTGGAGCTCTCTCCTTCAATCTCATATTCCCCTCAAATGAACCAGACATCTGGAGACTAATGGGAATGTGGTCCATATGGATGTTTA CTGTTCCTTCTCTTCGGGCTCGAGATTGCTCAAAGAATGAGAAAGAAGCTCTCAATTATCTTTTTATCCTCATTCCCTTGCTTAATGTTATAGTCCCGTTCTTCTGGAAGTCATTTGCTGTCGTTTGGTCAGTGGATACTGTAGCATTTCTTGGGATGTACGCTTGGAAG CTTGGATGGCTACAGAAAGAGTGA